From a single Gimesia fumaroli genomic region:
- a CDS encoding M16 family metallopeptidase, whose amino-acid sequence MIFHEAKLDNGLQIIAELNPNAHSLALGYFVRTGSRDETPEVSGVSHFLEHMAFKGNEKYTADDVNRIFDEIGANYNASTSEEITLFYGSFLPEYIETAMELLSTLIYPTLRQEDFDMEKKVILEEIGMYDDLHSFTAYEKVMQAHFQGHPLGQSILGSVQSITDLTSEQMRDYHAKHYLAGNLTLAIAGNADWIKVLELADKYCKHWPAGQSERPTDEAQPKTGTQTIVEKKTQQQHIMQLGPAPAAQDLLRLPAEILAVVIGDDSNSRMYWKLVDPGLAESAELGFNEYDGSGTWLTYLCSDPELTESNLQLIQEIFNEVNQNGITQEELDRAKNKLASRLVLRSERPMGRLSSLGGNWVYRQKYYSVQDDLELLNNISLDDIQTLLKKYPLGHSTTAAVGPMTSVVD is encoded by the coding sequence GTGATATTTCATGAAGCTAAATTAGACAACGGACTGCAGATCATCGCCGAGCTCAACCCCAACGCGCACAGCCTGGCGCTCGGCTACTTCGTTCGCACCGGTTCCCGCGATGAAACGCCTGAGGTCTCCGGCGTCAGCCATTTCCTCGAACACATGGCCTTCAAAGGCAACGAAAAATACACGGCCGACGATGTGAACCGCATCTTCGACGAGATCGGCGCCAACTACAACGCCTCCACCAGCGAAGAGATCACCCTGTTTTACGGCTCCTTCCTGCCGGAATACATCGAGACCGCGATGGAACTTCTCTCCACCCTGATCTACCCCACCTTAAGGCAGGAAGATTTCGACATGGAGAAGAAAGTGATCCTCGAAGAGATCGGTATGTACGACGATCTGCACAGCTTCACCGCCTACGAAAAAGTGATGCAGGCCCACTTCCAGGGGCACCCACTGGGGCAGAGCATTCTCGGCTCCGTGCAGTCGATCACCGATCTCACGTCCGAACAGATGCGCGATTATCACGCCAAACATTATCTGGCCGGCAACCTGACGCTGGCCATCGCCGGCAATGCCGACTGGATCAAAGTCCTCGAACTGGCCGACAAATACTGTAAACACTGGCCCGCCGGCCAGAGCGAACGCCCGACCGACGAAGCCCAGCCGAAGACCGGCACGCAGACCATTGTCGAGAAAAAGACCCAGCAGCAGCACATCATGCAACTCGGCCCGGCTCCTGCCGCGCAAGACCTGCTGCGTTTGCCGGCCGAGATCCTGGCGGTCGTGATCGGCGACGATTCCAACAGCCGGATGTACTGGAAGCTGGTCGATCCGGGCCTGGCCGAATCCGCCGAGCTCGGTTTCAACGAATACGACGGCAGCGGCACCTGGCTGACCTACCTCTGTTCCGACCCCGAGCTGACCGAAAGCAACCTGCAACTGATCCAGGAGATCTTCAACGAAGTCAACCAAAACGGCATCACCCAGGAAGAACTGGACCGCGCCAAAAACAAACTCGCCTCCCGATTAGTGCTACGCAGCGAACGCCCGATGGGCCGCCTCTCATCCTTAGGCGGCAACTGGGTCTACCGCCAGAAGTATTATTCCGTCCAAGACGATCTGGAACTCTTAAACAACATCAGCCTCGACGACATCCAGACGTTGTTGAAAAAATACCCGCTGGGGCATAGCACGACAGCCGCCGTCGGGCCGATGACGAGTGTTGTTGATTAG
- a CDS encoding SMP-30/gluconolactonase/LRE family protein: MQDIQFSFERVWSIDVPGKHLLEGPVLSPDGTRVYFTDCFQGTIYEFDPSQPTVAPTEIYSYAPYCCNGLQFLPNGKLAACLWKGTIWPKGMLHELDLQHKPKPKTEPRISHSTTGKQFRHPNDLAVDDEGGVYFTDLRGGHVYYYACGDTQAKSCLELDKPNGIELQMVSGKAQSLYVADSGTSTVLHYEIVSPGVIGKQIANQHFKIKHAVDGLALSSDGLLFVAEKGAVYALDAQLDPIGRAPLMKDDPPIPSNICFIDEKRFVVTSYRSFLCPNKAELFLGTIED; this comes from the coding sequence ATGCAAGACATCCAATTTAGTTTTGAACGTGTCTGGAGTATCGACGTGCCGGGCAAACATCTGCTGGAAGGCCCCGTCCTTTCACCCGACGGCACGCGGGTTTATTTCACCGACTGCTTCCAGGGAACAATCTACGAGTTCGATCCCAGTCAGCCGACGGTTGCACCGACGGAAATTTATTCTTACGCCCCTTACTGTTGTAACGGGCTGCAGTTTCTCCCGAACGGCAAGCTGGCGGCCTGTCTCTGGAAGGGAACGATCTGGCCGAAAGGGATGCTGCATGAACTGGACCTGCAACATAAACCGAAGCCCAAAACAGAACCGCGGATTTCGCATTCCACGACCGGCAAACAGTTCCGGCATCCCAACGATCTGGCTGTGGATGATGAGGGGGGCGTCTATTTCACCGACCTCCGCGGCGGTCATGTCTATTACTATGCCTGTGGGGACACACAGGCGAAATCCTGCCTGGAGCTGGATAAGCCGAATGGCATTGAGCTGCAGATGGTGTCAGGGAAAGCACAATCTCTGTATGTCGCCGACTCAGGAACGTCGACGGTGCTGCATTACGAGATCGTCAGCCCGGGCGTGATTGGCAAGCAGATCGCCAATCAGCATTTCAAGATTAAACATGCCGTCGATGGCCTGGCACTGAGCTCTGATGGTCTGCTGTTTGTCGCTGAAAAGGGAGCCGTCTACGCGCTGGACGCTCAACTGGATCCGATCGGCCGTGCGCCGCTCATGAAGGATGATCCGCCGATTCCCTCCAATATTTGCTTCATTGACGAAAAACGATTTGTCGTAACCAGCTACCGTTCCTTTTTATGTCCCAATAAAGCGGAACTCTTCCTCGGTACGATCGAAGATTAG
- a CDS encoding DEAD/DEAH box helicase produces MSKRKIDEKQLSSKMSQAGWLATLLADSKSHEHRQKALLFAALIKMNFPESQSVETLCYCIFSRTGTLPAAMHLKKIVGSKLEYRGPALGLLTDEYFGAYTKNFTDLAGGIVLTDFQKTTADSLSQQIPCVISAPTSAGKSFIIHEYVKNCLCTEAKFVTLFIVPTKALISQICAIYRKLSSETDHDIGVYSSVPDDFEKTQSKLVFALTQERCIRLLNSPVVQELDFIFIDEIQALEDGERGALLEYVIQELKSLVKNRASFFAAGPFISNGRELGQKLFFEESSNIETEDTPVSQILTKLKPLKKQKELEVVIVAPSSKLGDYSFRISTKRSFYSRWRQSNTNAICDALEIFSTESPSIVYAPGPGTAQNWAKKFIVDREKPVGLSDEIKDLISYIKDSIHPRCSLVGCLETRVAYHHGKLPDFVREEIEELISQREIEVLFCTTTLLEGVNLPVDKIFILSTEKADEKLSDFEFKNLIGRAGRLDQHLCGMIYCIQLTKEGETDWVDSYRHETKKEVIPTTNKKMVEHYAVINQMLKNGSLNLPEDDKHKLNSSVTVLRSRYLKNPDSAMKYLESKDITEDQQNQLIDSVRESVKALSIPSDLVLKNPVIDPFLQNLLYEDVLRDSEKWKIRRERGFSTDLEKVFKELDKIFHIISEINPRGKHEYYRNDLLTFAKLWLLGEPFKKIVNRALPRSLREENNVENKEVENEQVDKAITKSMNFITRDISFITAKYFSVLADILEEILPEESLDDFAMTLNLPVMLELGSNEPKSLALISACIPRGAAIQIAPLIPDSIEDPVSWLSLNQDFGPLQKLSSIYHKILKKCGIWS; encoded by the coding sequence TTGTCAAAAAGAAAAATTGATGAGAAGCAACTCTCTTCGAAAATGTCCCAAGCCGGATGGCTTGCTACGCTACTAGCTGATAGTAAATCACACGAACATCGACAGAAAGCACTTTTATTTGCTGCATTAATTAAAATGAACTTTCCAGAGAGTCAGTCAGTAGAAACGTTGTGTTATTGTATCTTTTCACGAACAGGCACTTTACCTGCCGCAATGCACTTAAAAAAAATTGTTGGCTCAAAACTTGAATATCGTGGCCCTGCACTTGGCTTGTTGACGGATGAGTATTTTGGAGCTTACACAAAAAACTTTACTGACTTAGCGGGGGGGATAGTATTAACAGACTTTCAAAAAACTACTGCTGATTCATTATCTCAGCAAATACCTTGTGTGATCTCTGCACCCACGTCTGCAGGCAAATCATTTATCATTCACGAATATGTTAAAAATTGCCTTTGCACAGAAGCTAAGTTTGTTACTTTATTTATAGTTCCGACAAAAGCATTGATTTCTCAAATATGTGCTATTTATCGAAAATTAAGTTCAGAAACAGATCATGACATAGGGGTATATTCCTCTGTCCCAGATGACTTTGAAAAGACTCAGAGTAAACTTGTGTTTGCATTAACTCAAGAAAGGTGTATTAGACTCCTTAATTCTCCGGTTGTGCAAGAATTAGATTTTATTTTTATTGACGAGATTCAAGCCCTTGAAGACGGAGAAAGAGGGGCACTGCTTGAGTATGTGATTCAAGAACTAAAATCTTTGGTTAAGAACAGGGCTAGTTTTTTTGCTGCAGGCCCTTTCATCTCAAATGGAAGGGAATTAGGTCAGAAACTATTTTTTGAGGAGTCTTCAAATATCGAAACTGAAGACACTCCTGTTTCTCAAATATTGACAAAATTAAAGCCTCTGAAAAAGCAAAAAGAATTGGAAGTAGTAATTGTTGCCCCCTCATCAAAATTGGGAGATTATTCTTTTAGAATAAGCACAAAAAGATCGTTCTATTCAAGATGGCGCCAAAGTAATACCAATGCAATTTGTGATGCATTAGAAATCTTTTCTACTGAAAGCCCCTCTATTGTGTATGCGCCCGGGCCAGGGACAGCACAAAATTGGGCAAAAAAGTTTATAGTAGATCGTGAAAAACCAGTTGGGTTGTCAGATGAAATTAAAGATTTAATTTCGTATATAAAAGATTCTATTCATCCTCGTTGTTCGTTAGTGGGATGCTTGGAAACTCGTGTGGCTTATCATCATGGGAAATTGCCAGATTTTGTACGCGAAGAAATCGAAGAACTTATTTCTCAACGAGAGATAGAAGTTTTATTTTGTACAACAACTCTACTAGAGGGAGTGAATTTGCCGGTTGATAAAATATTTATTCTTTCAACTGAAAAAGCAGATGAGAAATTGTCCGATTTTGAATTCAAGAACCTAATTGGTAGAGCAGGAAGATTAGATCAACATTTATGTGGAATGATCTATTGTATTCAACTAACTAAAGAAGGGGAGACTGATTGGGTTGACAGTTATAGGCATGAAACCAAAAAAGAAGTAATTCCTACTACTAATAAAAAAATGGTAGAGCATTATGCTGTCATTAATCAGATGCTTAAGAATGGTAGCTTAAATTTACCTGAGGACGATAAGCACAAACTAAATAGTTCTGTTACAGTCTTACGTTCGAGGTATTTAAAAAATCCTGATTCGGCGATGAAGTATCTCGAATCAAAAGACATTACAGAGGATCAGCAAAATCAATTGATCGACTCAGTTAGAGAATCAGTGAAGGCGTTATCAATACCAAGTGATTTAGTACTTAAAAACCCAGTCATCGATCCTTTTCTTCAGAACTTATTATATGAGGATGTGTTAAGAGATTCGGAGAAGTGGAAAATTAGACGTGAAAGAGGGTTTTCAACGGATCTTGAAAAGGTATTCAAAGAACTAGATAAAATATTTCATATCATTTCTGAAATAAATCCAAGAGGAAAGCATGAGTATTATCGAAACGATTTATTAACATTCGCGAAATTGTGGCTACTAGGTGAACCCTTCAAAAAAATTGTAAATAGAGCCTTACCTAGATCTCTTCGAGAAGAAAATAATGTGGAAAACAAAGAAGTGGAAAATGAACAAGTAGATAAGGCTATTACGAAATCAATGAATTTTATAACGCGAGATATTTCTTTCATTACTGCGAAGTACTTTTCTGTATTAGCAGATATTCTTGAGGAGATCCTCCCGGAAGAATCTCTGGATGATTTTGCTATGACACTTAACCTACCAGTTATGTTAGAGCTTGGGAGCAATGAACCGAAATCTTTAGCTCTAATTTCTGCATGCATTCCACGTGGAGCTGCCATCCAAATTGCTCCACTAATTCCTGATTCAATAGAAGATCCTGTGAGTTGGCTTTCATTGAATCAAGACTTTGGCCCACTCCAAAAGCTCTCATCAATTTATCATAAAATATTGAAAAAATGTGGGATTTGGAGTTAA
- a CDS encoding DUF2750 domain-containing protein has product MSYTVNEHEFQNVISLSAFDRYQYFLNKVADWEEVWSVRSADGFRMMSDPQGVLCIPVWPAEPYAQACCQEEWADASPVAVSLEDWMAKWLPGIKNDNRKIALFPLPQDQGMVLDSDQLRQDLQELLDEFE; this is encoded by the coding sequence ATGAGTTACACCGTCAATGAGCATGAATTTCAAAATGTGATTTCGTTATCGGCCTTTGACCGGTATCAGTATTTCCTGAATAAGGTGGCAGACTGGGAAGAGGTCTGGAGTGTGCGCAGTGCAGACGGCTTTCGGATGATGAGTGATCCGCAGGGAGTTCTCTGTATTCCCGTCTGGCCCGCTGAACCTTATGCGCAGGCCTGTTGTCAGGAAGAGTGGGCCGATGCCAGTCCGGTGGCGGTTTCTCTCGAAGACTGGATGGCTAAATGGCTGCCCGGAATTAAAAACGACAACAGAAAAATCGCACTCTTTCCCCTGCCCCAGGATCAGGGAATGGTGCTCGACAGTGATCAACTCCGCCAGGACCTGCAGGAACTATTAGACGAGTTTGAATAG
- a CDS encoding ankyrin repeat domain-containing protein, with product MTEPKKEMTQEIIRFHQVVESGSLEELQQELEKGVDLNAPGQNGESALMIAIAAKDPEKMKLLLEQGADPELTDDYNATALRHAVQADFVDGVRHLLTLGVDRGYHPKYPLKVINYDLSWFDSEHVKMPDEFKGVMTDEEWKESLEETNKSVIELGQSPTIEPIIGDVYSAEVLNLFLKAGDDLSQASPEMQRLLLQLDDEATFQASAEDYRKNKTPRFGKTNPERMDNPFWSDMIRIGCNAYQARVHFKDDSAFDKPGAVWCFDRFGSTLTPIPDGRYVQIGGEHEDYYDPDFYIYNDVVIHDGQGNFELYGYPKKVFPPTDFHTATLVKEEIYLIGCLGYPEQRVNNQTPVYHLKTETWEIEAVKTSGDLPGWVYRHRASYVPQRNVIQITGGERQSWDKPGEPELVTNEDTYELDLSTFIWRKLD from the coding sequence TTGACCGAACCGAAAAAAGAAATGACTCAGGAAATTATCCGCTTTCACCAAGTTGTGGAGAGCGGTTCTTTAGAAGAACTGCAGCAGGAACTGGAGAAAGGCGTCGATCTCAATGCGCCAGGTCAGAACGGTGAATCCGCTTTAATGATCGCGATTGCCGCCAAAGATCCGGAGAAAATGAAATTGCTGCTGGAGCAGGGGGCTGACCCGGAGCTGACGGATGATTACAACGCAACGGCTCTCAGGCATGCGGTTCAAGCTGACTTTGTTGACGGCGTTCGCCATCTCCTGACATTGGGAGTTGACCGAGGTTACCACCCCAAATACCCGTTAAAAGTGATTAATTATGACCTTAGCTGGTTTGACTCCGAGCATGTCAAGATGCCAGATGAATTCAAGGGAGTGATGACAGACGAGGAATGGAAGGAATCCCTTGAAGAGACCAACAAATCGGTGATTGAACTGGGACAGAGTCCGACAATTGAACCCATCATCGGTGATGTCTACAGTGCCGAAGTCTTGAACTTGTTCCTGAAAGCGGGCGACGATTTGAGCCAGGCATCACCTGAAATGCAACGACTTTTACTGCAGCTGGATGATGAGGCAACATTCCAGGCTTCAGCAGAAGACTATCGGAAGAATAAAACGCCTCGGTTCGGCAAGACCAATCCCGAACGAATGGACAACCCGTTCTGGAGCGACATGATTCGTATCGGGTGTAATGCGTATCAGGCACGCGTGCATTTTAAAGATGATTCTGCATTTGATAAGCCTGGAGCCGTATGGTGCTTTGACCGATTCGGTTCGACATTAACGCCTATTCCAGACGGTCGCTATGTGCAGATAGGCGGCGAGCACGAGGATTATTATGATCCGGATTTCTACATTTACAATGACGTCGTGATTCATGACGGCCAAGGGAACTTTGAACTCTATGGCTATCCGAAAAAAGTCTTTCCGCCGACCGACTTTCACACCGCGACTCTGGTAAAAGAGGAAATTTATCTTATCGGGTGCCTGGGTTATCCGGAACAGCGGGTCAATAACCAGACACCCGTCTATCATCTGAAAACTGAGACATGGGAAATTGAAGCGGTTAAGACATCAGGCGATTTACCTGGCTGGGTCTATCGACATCGCGCCAGCTACGTCCCACAGCGGAACGTAATCCAGATCACAGGCGGAGAGCGACAAAGCTGGGACAAACCAGGAGAGCCGGAACTGGTAACTAATGAGGACACGTATGAACTCGATCTGTCCACTTTCATCTGGCGGAAGCTGGATTGA
- a CDS encoding TlpA family protein disulfide reductase, whose protein sequence is MKIFRILILTCVGLGFLDLAGAEEQGAVSSRKPRPQFKVGDAAPEFWGFHAGGEAYDYGKSFRGKTILLIFWSLEDPDHEQLNQRLRKIRRRFLDQQDFLMVSQCVDQDYEKWIAYCNRQKRLDGNAFYSDGKWIHQTQGGFNLDELNSAKEFGVTKTPAFFLLGPQRKFLAMNVPEKQLVKQIQTVLKSQTRP, encoded by the coding sequence ATGAAAATCTTTCGTATTCTCATCCTGACTTGTGTCGGTTTAGGTTTTCTGGACCTGGCGGGTGCTGAAGAGCAGGGGGCGGTATCCAGTCGTAAGCCGCGGCCGCAATTCAAAGTGGGCGATGCCGCTCCTGAGTTCTGGGGGTTTCATGCCGGGGGTGAGGCTTATGATTATGGGAAATCGTTTCGGGGCAAAACGATTCTGTTGATCTTCTGGTCGCTCGAAGATCCCGACCATGAGCAACTCAACCAGCGGCTGCGAAAGATCCGCCGGCGGTTTCTGGATCAGCAGGATTTCCTGATGGTCAGTCAATGCGTTGACCAGGACTATGAAAAGTGGATCGCGTATTGCAATCGGCAGAAACGCCTCGATGGGAATGCCTTTTACAGTGACGGGAAGTGGATCCACCAGACGCAGGGGGGATTCAATCTGGACGAGTTGAATTCAGCCAAAGAATTTGGCGTCACCAAAACACCGGCCTTTTTTCTGCTGGGGCCGCAGCGGAAATTCCTGGCGATGAATGTTCCTGAGAAACAGCTGGTGAAACAGATTCAAACGGTTTTGAAATCGCAGACGCGCCCGTAG